Proteins from a genomic interval of Poecile atricapillus isolate bPoeAtr1 chromosome 1, bPoeAtr1.hap1, whole genome shotgun sequence:
- the SLC5A12 gene encoding sodium-coupled monocarboxylate transporter 2: MPNFVAPEGKKFVTWDYVVFATLFLVSASIGVFFAVKERKKKTSKEFLVGGKQMTCGPIAFSLTSSFMSAVTVLGTPSEVYRYGASFVLFFLSYTLVIIFTAELYLPVFYKSGITSTYEYLELRFNKIVRLAATLIYILQTILYTGIVVYAPSLALNQVTGFDLWGSVAATGIVCTFYCTLGGLKAVVWTDAFQMIVMVAGFVTVLIRGTSVNGGLTKVWEDAHEGSRLNIFDFDVDPLRRHTFWTIVIGGTFTWLGLYGVNQSTIQRCVSCKSEKHAKLALYLNLLGLWTVLVCAVFCGLVMYSHYKSCDPWTAAFISAPDQLMPYFVMDIFSSLPGVPGLFVACAFSGTLSTVAASINALATVTFEDLVKKGFPNLSEKMSTWISKGLCVLYGVLCTSMAAAASLLGGVVQASLSIHGMCGGPMLGLFTLGIVFPCANWKGALGGLLAGISLAFWAGTGSFIYPAPPAKSIPLQLSTLNCTLANSTEVLLTAAPTMAPERPLLADTWYSLSYLYFSAIGCVGCAITGLLISFITGPSRGEDIPPVLIKPVCNLFCFWSKRLRVFLWCGVQHDSLEMDFEKKLPKVAANKTRTNNTFKNNTNRENNHQIHGYKSEENSYTNISRESRL, from the exons ATGCCAAACTTTGTAGCTCCAGAAGGCAAAAAATTCGTGACTTGGGACTATGTTGTTTTTGCAACACTATTTTTAGTCTCTGCCAGCATTGGAGTCTTTTTTGCAgttaaagagaggaaaaagaaaacctcaaaGGAATTTTTGGTGGGTGGTAAGCAGATGACATGTGGACCCATAGCTTTTTCTCTTACATCAAGCTTCATGTCAGCAGTAACAGTCCTGGGAACACCCTCCGAAGTTTATCGCTACGGGGCATCCTTTGTGCTCTTCTTTCTTTCGTACACACTTGTTATAATTTTTACTGCTGAACTTTATCTACCTGTTTTTTATAAGTCTGGCATCACAAGCACTTATGAG TATTTGGAGTTAAGATTTAACAAGATTGTCCGTCTTGCTGCAACCCTGATTTACATCCTACAGACG atCCTTTACACAGGAATAGTTGTCTATGCTCCATCACTGGCACTCAACCAAG TCACTGGATTTGATCTCTGGGGCTCAGTGGCTGCAACAGGAATTGTCTGCACTTTCTATTGCACTCTG GGAGGATTAAAAGCTGTTGTCTGGACAGATGCATTTCAAATGATTGTTATGGTGGCTGGCTTCGTGACGGTTTTGATTCGAGGAACTAGTGTGAATGGTGGATTGACCAAAGTCTGGGAAGATGCCCATGAAGGATCCCGGCTAAACATATTTGA CTTTGATGTTGATCCTTTAAGAAGACACACCTTCTGGACAATAGTTATTGGAGGAACATTTACATGGCTAGGGCTCTATGGAGTCAATCAGTCCACGATACAAAGATGTGTTTCCTGCAAATCAGAAAAGCATGCTAAACT GGCACTTTACCTGAATTTATTGGGACTTTGGACAGTCCTAGTGTGTGCAGTATTTTGTGGACTGGTGATGTACTCTCATTACAAGAGTTGTGACCCTTGgactgctgctttcatttcagCTCCTGATCAG CTCATGCCATACTTTGTTATGGACATTTTTTCTTCGCTGCCAGGAGTCCCAGGACTGTTTGTTGCCTGTGCATTCAGTGGAACACTAAG CACAGTGGCTGCCAGCATCAATGCTTTAGCAACTGTTACCTTCGAAGACTTGGTCAAAAAGGGTTTCCCAAACCTCTCGGAGAAGATGAGCACGTGGATCAGCAAAGGCTTAT GTGTATTGTATGGTGTCCTGTGCACTTCCATGGCTGCAGCAGCATCGCTGCTGGGAGGAGTTGTGCAG GCTTCCCTCTCCATCCACGGCATGTGTGGGGGGCCAATGCTGGGATTATTTACTCTGGGAATTGTGTTTCCCTGTGCTAACTGGAAG GGTGCTCTCGGAGGCCTCTTAGCTGGGATCAGCTTGGCTTTTTGGGCTGGCACTGGCTCTTTCATTTACCCTGCACCACCAGCAAAGTCCATCCCTCTGCAGCTGTCTACCCTCAACTGCACACTGGCCAACAGCACCGAggtgctgctgacagcagctcccacaATGGCTCCAGAGAG GCCTTTGCTGGCAGACACCTGGTACTCTCTGTCCTACCTGTACTTCAGTGCCATTGGCTGTGTGGGCTGTGCCATCACAGGCTTGTTGATCAGCTTTATAACAG GACCTAGTAGAGGAGAAGACATCCCACCAGTGTTAATTAAGCCAGTTTGCAACCTGTTCTGCTTTTGGTCCAAGAGACTCAGAGTATTCCTGTGGTGTGGAGTGCAGCACGACAGCCTGGAG atgGACTTTGAAAAAAAACTGCCTAAAGTTGctgcaaacaaaaccagaacaaataACACCTTCAAGAATAATACcaacagagaaaataatcaCCAGATCCATGGTTACAAGTCTGAGGAAAATTCATATACAAATATAAGCAGAGAATCTCGCCTCTAG